TAACTCAGAATTGAACAAATTCCTTATTAAACATGAGCCCCTGATTCAACATCTAAGATTTTCAAATTCTTTGATCAAAGTTCATGCTTCCTGCAGAAATGCCATTGAGCACCACTATAGAAATCTGACCATATCTCATAAATTACATGGCTacaaattctgaaatttggaaGAGTCAAAGATAAAAACCATCCTCTATAActtttcttatataaatctaaatctaaatcagaacttataatcatgaaattaataaaaaattgttgaaGGGCTGCGGAAAAATCCTGTCCACATCACTTGCGtctaaaacttataatttacagGATACTTATGTATTTTCGAAATTTTCCGAGGATTTATCCAACGTCAAACTTTACAAAGTTTCTTATTCGACTTCTCCTCAAATTTGGCTAAGACATCTAAAACCGAAGAGGAGTTTATGCTATGCTGAAAAGGAATGTTTGAATCTTATCCtagaaattaaatcaaatcaacatcctCACCAAATTCTAACCCGAACTAGTATCATGCCACAACAATTATAAGGAAGAGTATCATAAATTAGAACATTCTCTCAATAATAACGGTGAAACAAATCACGACAATGAGACCCTTCTCACATCCTGCCGCCACTCATCACTAAAATAGGGAGAGAGAGATGAGAGCAAGGTCTCTCTCTTTATTCCCTAAATGGTAATCTAAAACCGAAAGAGGTGAACagagcggctagggtttcaaaactaaaacaaaatcaatagcTAGGATTATAAGTAAAAAGCAATGTCTAGGATTTAATTAGAGGTGAGGCTCACAACATTTACGAAAATGTAAATGAGTGAGTGTGAGGGTGGTTTTTAAAGTTCATATGTGCATGAATCCTACCTCCACTTACTCTGTGCGATTTGTGTATGTCAGCTTTTCTTTCTTGAGTTTCTTAGCCACCATCTttgcaatatatgtatatatatctataataaaGGTACTGTATTTAAATGGTATAATCATAGAAAATAGTCGATGTCTTTCTACTATTTTCTCTTTTGGttcctctactcagaaatgctcccgattaGTCCTTTACTTTAAAAATGTCACTTAATTAGAAATCTTTCCCGAATTAGTCACTCCTAACTTTTAAAAATGCACCGACTTAATCCCTCTAATTGGGCGATAAAAGTAGAGGAGACTAGATTAAGGCTATCATAAAAGTAGAGTAGATTCAAAAGTAGAGAGCTGAGTCGGAGCGTTACTGCGTGGGGCCAaagggaagaaagaaagaaaaagtagaGGAGACCAGTTATGATAATATACCTAGTTTTAAATCAATCTCAAAAATATCAACCTCTCTCTACAACAACTCTCTGCATGGAAACCTTACTACCAGAAATCTCCCAGTACTTCAACCACCAAGAGCCCAACAAGACAATGACAAAGATTATTGACGTACATCAATGTCATCATCTCCCCTCTCGGCTCTAGCACTCCTCCTACCCCCTGTTTGACTAATGATCTTCATCTCCTTGTGCGCTCTCACTTTATAAATAATCTATCCATCTCCATTTCTCTCTCACTCCATCCGTTTCTCTTCTAAACCACTCTATATATGTATCTAAATCTTCTCTATATTTCTCTATATTTCTCAATCTCTTGATGGCAAGTCAACCAGATTATGCACCACCTTTCTCGCAGTGCTTCCTTTCACCAAAGAACCAACAAGACATTGAAAGAGATGAACAAATCTACAACTCCTATGAAAAGCTCACCTCCCAACTTCCCATCCACCATGACTGGCCTCCATTTAAGCTCCAACTCTTCCAATCCTTTTGGATGCCTGCCAGGCTAAATCCTGCATACATGGCAATCCAATCCCACTTCAACCCTCGTCCTTCGGACATCATTTTTGTTATCAATGCTAAATCAGGTACCACATGGTTAAAAGCTCTTTCCTATGCCATCCTCCACCGCCACTCCTTCTCCCTCTCTGACCACCCTCTTCTCACCCACACTCCCCATCAATGTGATCCTTTCCTTGAAAATCTATTCTCTTATGGCACCATTCCAAATATCAGCGTCTTACCATCTCCCACCATCTTTGCTACTCATTTACGTTTCTCTTTACAGCCTAAGACTCCTCTCAGCTGCCGCATTGTCTATCTCTGCCGTGATCCCAAGGATACATTGTTATCATTCTGGAACTTCAATAAAAGGTTGGGAATTAGCTTGCACCAAGATAAAAAGTGAAGGCTTGNNNNNNNNNNNNNNNNNNNNNNNNNNNNNNNNNNNNNNNNNNNNNNNNNNNNNNNNNNNNNNNNNNNNNNNNNNNNNNNNNNNNNNNNNNNNNNNNNNNNNNNNNNNNNNNNNNNNNNNNNNNNNNNNNNNNNNNNNNNNNNNNNNNNNNNNNNNNNNNNNNNNNNNNNNNNNNNNNNNNNNNNNNNNNNNNNNNNNNNNNNNNNNNNNNNNNNNNNNNNNNNNNNNNNNNNNNNNNNNNNNNNNNNNNNNNNNNNNNNNNNNNNNNNNNNNNNNNNNNNNNNNNNNNNNNNNNNNNNNNNNNNNNNNNNNNNNNNNNNNNNNNNNNNNNNNNNNNNNNNNNNNNNNNNNNNNNNNNNNNNNNNNNNNNNNNNNNNNNNNNNNNNNNNNNNNNNNNNNNNNNNNNNNNNNNNNNNNNNNNNNNNNNNNNNNNNNNNNNNNNNNNNNNNNNNNNNNNNNNNNNNNNNNNNNNNNNNNNNNNNNNNNNNNNNNNNNNNNNNNNNNNNNNNNNNNNNNNNNNNN
The DNA window shown above is from Dioscorea cayenensis subsp. rotundata cultivar TDr96_F1 chromosome 12, TDr96_F1_v2_PseudoChromosome.rev07_lg8_w22 25.fasta, whole genome shotgun sequence and carries:
- the LOC120273788 gene encoding cytosolic sulfotransferase 15-like; the encoded protein is MASQPDYAPPFSQCFLSPKNQQDIERDEQIYNSYEKLTSQLPIHHDWPPFKLQLFQSFWMPARLNPAYMAIQSHFNPRPSDIIFVINAKSGTTWLKALSYAILHRHSFSLSDHPLLTHTPHQCDPFLENLFSYGTIPNISVLPSPTIFATHLRFSLQPKTPLSCRIVYLCRDPKDTLLSFWNFNKRLGISLHQDKK